A genomic segment from Oryctolagus cuniculus chromosome 14, mOryCun1.1, whole genome shotgun sequence encodes:
- the SLC12A7 gene encoding solute carrier family 12 member 7 (The RefSeq protein has 1 substitution, 1 frameshift compared to this genomic sequence), whose protein sequence is MVYTALTWQRLHGTAAGLVPSHLPQEGEKGSTHPTPRPLGTTPRVTAHIEPPRPWAAGAEPPLPAGDGSARESSPFIGSAAADGDSLLEGKNMALFEEEMDSNPMVSSLLNKLANYTNLSQGVVDHEEAEDSRPRESKAPCMGTFIGVYLPCLQNILGVILFLRLTWIVGAAGVLESFLVVSMCCTCTMLTAVSMSAIATNGVVPAGGSYYMISRSLGPEFGGAVGLCFYLGTTFAGAMYILGTIEIFLTYISPGAAVFQAETPEGEAAALLHNMRVYGSCTLALMAVVVFVGVKYVNKLALVFLACVVLSILAIYAGVIKTAFDPPDIPVCLLGNRTLARRGFDTCAKVRAVSNGTATTALWGLFCNGSSLDTACNEYFAQNNVTEIQGIPGVASGVLLDNLWSAYSDRGAFVEKKGVASVPTPEDGRASGLPYVLSDITTYFTVLVGIYFPSVTGIMAGSNRSGDLKDAQKSIPTGTILAIVTTSFIYLSCIVLFGACIEGVVLRDKFGEALQGNLVIGMLAWPSPWVIVIGSFFSTCGAGLQSLTGAPRLLQAIARDGIVPFLQVFGHGKANGEPTWALLLTALICETGILIASLDSVAPILSMFFLMCYMFVNLACAVQTLLRTPNWRPRFKYYHWTLSFLGMSLCLALMFICSWYYALFAMLIAGCIYKYIEYRGAEKEWGDGIRGLSLNAARYALLRVEHGPPHTKNWRPQVLVMLTLDAEQRVTHPRLLSFTSQLKAGKGLTIVGSVLEGTFLDKHVEAQRAEENIRALMGAEKMKGFCQLVVSSSLRDGCSHLIQAAGLGGMKHNTVLMAWPEAWKQPDSPYSWKYFVDTVRDTTAAQQALLVAKNIDAFPQNQERFSEGSIDVWWVVHDGGMLMLLPFLLRQHKVWRKCRMRIFTVAQVDDNSVQMKKDLQMFLYHLRISAEVEVVEMVENDISAFTYEKTLLMEQRSQMLKQMQLTKGEREREAQLIHDRNTASHTAASRAQAPPTPDKVQMTWTKEKLTAEKHRNKDAGAAGFRDLFSLKPDHSNVRRMHTAVKLNGVVLSRSQDAQLVLLNMPGPPKNRQGDENYMEFLEVLTEGLNRVVLVRGGGREVITIYS, encoded by the exons ATGGTGTATACAGCTCTGACGTGGCAGCGTCT CCATGGCACCGCTGCTGGCCTGGTGCCGTCTCACCTCCCTCAGGAGGGGGAAAAGGgcagcacccaccccaccccgcgcCCCCTGGGGACCACTCCCCGGGTCACGGCCCACATTGAGCCCCCAAGGCCCTgggcggctggagctgagccccctctccctgcaggcGATGGGAGCGCGCGGGAGAGCAGCCCGTTCATCGGCAGCGCGGCCGCGGACGGCGACAGCCTGCTGGAGGGCAAGAACATGGCCCTCTTCGAG GAGGAGATGGACAGCAACCCCATGGTGTCCTCGCTGCTCAACAAGCTGGCCAACTACACCAACCTGAGCCAGGGCGTGGTGGACCACGAGGAGGCCGAGGACAGCCGGCCGCGCGAGTCCAAG GCCCCGTGCATGGGCACCTTCATCGGCGTCTACCTGCCCTGCCTGCAGAACATCCTGGGCGTCATCCTCTTCCTGCGCCTGACCTGGATCGTGGGCGCGGCCGGCGTCCTGGAGTCCTTCCTCATCGTGTCCATGTGCTGCACCTGC ACAATGCTGACGGCCGTCTCCATGAGTGCCATCGCCACCAACGGCGTCGTCCCAG CTGGCGGCTCCTACTACATGATATCCCGCTCGCTGGGGCCTGAGTTCGGAGGGGCCGTGGGCCTCTGCTTCTACCTGGGCACCACCTTTGCAGGCGCCATGTACATCCTGGGCACCATTGAGATTTTCCTG ACGTACATCTCCCCGGGAGCAGCCGTGTTCCAGGCCGAGACCCCCGAGGGCGAGGCGGCCGCCCTGCTGCACAACATGAGGGTGTACGGCTCCTGCACGCTGGCCCTCATGGCCGTGGTGGTCTTCGTGGGGGTCAAGTACGTGAACAAGCTGGCCCTGGTCTTCCTGGCCTGCGTCGTGCTGTCCATCCTGGCCATCTACGCTGGCGTCATCAAGACCGCCTTCGACCCCCCGGACATCCC GGTCTGCCTCCTCGGGAACCGCACGCTGGCGAGGCGCGGCTTCGACACCTGTGCCAAGGTGCGCGCGGTCAGCAACGGCACAGCCACCACCGCGCTCTGGGGCCTCTTCTGCAACGGCTCCAGCCTCGACACCGCCTGCAACGAGTACTTTGCCCAGAACAACGTCACCGAGATCCAGGGCATCCCCGGCGTGGCCAGCGGCGTGCTCCTGG atAACCTGTGGAGCGCGTACTCGGACAGGGGGGCGTTCGTGGAGAAGAAGGGCGTGGCCTCGGTGCCCACGCCCGAGGACGGCCGGGCCAGCGGGCTGCCCTACGTGCTGTCGGACATCACGACCTACTTCACCGTGCTGGTCGGCATCTACTTCCCCTCCGTGACCG GCATCATGGCGGGCTCCAACCGGTCCGGGGACCTCAAGGACGCGCAGAAGTCCATCCCCACGGGCACCATCCTGGCCATCGTGACCACGTCATTCATCT ACCTCTCGTGCATCGTGCTGTTTGGCGCCTGCATCGAAGGCGTGGTCCTGCGAGACAA GTTCGGGGAGGCCCTGCAGGGGAACTTGGTCATCGGCATGCTGGCCTGGCCGTCCCCCTGGGTCATCGTCATCGGCTCCTtcttctccacctgcggcgcgggGCTGCAGAGCCTCACCGGGGCGCCGCGCCTGCTGCAGGCCATCGCCCGTGACGGCATCGTGCCCTTCCTGCAg GTGTTTGGCCACGGGAAGGCCAACGGGGAGCCCACGTGGGCCCTGCTGCTCACGGCCCTCATCTGCGAGACGGGCATCCTCATCGCCTCCCTGGACAGCGTGGCGCCCATCCTGTCCAT GTTCTTCCTCATGTGTTACATGTTCGTGAACCTGGCCTGCGCCGTGCAGACCCTGCTGCGCACCCCCAACTGGCGCCCGCGCTTCAAGTATTACCACTG GACCCTGTCCTTTCTGGGCATGAGCCTGTGCCTCGCCCTCATGTTCATCTGCTCCTGGTACTACGCGCTGTTTGCCATGCTCATCGCCGGCTGCATCTACAAGTACATCGAGTACCGCGG GGCCGAGAAGGAGTGGGGTGATGGCATCAGGGGCCTGTCGCTGAACGCCGCCCGCTACGCCCTGCTGCGCGTGGAGCACGGCCCGCCCCACACCAAGAACTGGAG GCCGCAGGTGCTGGTGATGCTGACCCTGGACGCCGAGCAGCGCGTGACGCACCCGCGCCTGCTGTCCTTTACCTCCCAGCTGAAGGCCGGCAAGGGCCTGACCATCGTGGGCTCTGTGCTGGAGGGCACCTTCCTGGACAAGCACGTGGAGGCGCAGCGGGCCGAGGAG AACATCCGGGCGCTGATGGGGGCGGAGAAGATGAAGGGCTTCTGCCAGCTGGTGGTCTCCTCCAGCCTGCGCGACGGCTGCTCGCACCTGATCCAGGCGGCCGGCCTGGGCGGCATGAAGCACAACACGGTGCTCATGGCCTGGCCCGAGGCCTGGAAGCAGCCCGACAGCCCCTACTCCTGGAAGTACTTCGTCG ACACGGTCCGCGACACCACCGCGGCGCAGCAGGCCCTGCTGGTGGCCAAGAACATCGACGCGTTCCCGCAGAACCAGGAGCGCTTCAGCGAGGGCAGCATCGACGTGTGGTGGGTGGTGCACGACGGCGGCATGCTCATGCTGCTGCCCTTCCTGCTGCGGCAGCACAag GTGTGGCGCAAGTGCCGGATGCGCATCTTCACGGTGGCGCAGGTGGACGACAACAGCGTGCAGATGAAGAAGGACCTGCAGATGTTCCTGTACCACCTGCGCATCAGCGccgaggtggaggtggtggagatg gtggaaaacGACATCTCCGCCTTCACCTACGAGAAGACGCTGCTGATGGAGCAGAGGTCGCAGATGTTGAAGCAGATGCAGCTCACCAAGGGCGAGCGGGAGCGGGAG gcGCAGCTGATCCACGACAGGAACACGGCGTCCCACACGGCAgcctccagggcccaggccccgccGACACCGGACAAGGTGCAGATGACCTGGACCAAGGAGAAGCTGACGGCGGAGAAGCACAGGAACAAAGATGCCGGCGCGGCTGGGTTCCGAGACCTCTTCAGCCTGAAGCC ggaccaCTCCAACGTCCGGCGGATGCACACGGCGGTGAAGCTGAACGGCGTGGTGCTCAGCAGGTCCCAAGACGCCCAACTGGTCCTGCTCAACATGCCGGGGCCGCCGAAGAACCGGCAGGGAGACGAGAACT
- the SLC12A7 gene encoding solute carrier family 12 member 7 isoform X3, whose amino-acid sequence MSQRFVVTPAGPGADDGGSQRPGPRPDPDPGFRPAAAPELPRLDALPILRYYREPSRYGDGSARESSPFIGSAAADGDSLLEGKNMALFEEEMDSNPMVSSLLNKLANYTNLSQGVVDHEEAEDSRPRESKAPCMGTFIGVYLPCLQNILGVILFLRLTWIVGAAGVLESFLIVSMCCTCTMLTAVSMSAIATNGVVPAGGSYYMISRSLGPEFGGAVGLCFYLGTTFAGAMYILGTIEIFLTYISPGAAVFQAETPEGEAAALLHNMRVYGSCTLALMAVVVFVGVKYVNKLALVFLACVVLSILAIYAGVIKTAFDPPDIPVCLLGNRTLARRGFDTCAKVRAVSNGTATTALWGLFCNGSSLDTACNEYFAQNNVTEIQGIPGVASGVLLDNLWSAYSDRGAFVEKKGVASVPTPEDGRASGLPYVLSDITTYFTVLVGIYFPSVTGIMAGSNRSGDLKDAQKSIPTGTILAIVTTSFIYLSCIVLFGACIEGVVLRDKFGEALQGNLVIGMLAWPSPWVIVIGSFFSTCGAGLQSLTGAPRLLQAIARDGIVPFLQVFGHGKANGEPTWALLLTALICETGILIASLDSVAPILSMFFLMCYMFVNLACAVQTLLRTPNWRPRFKYYHWTLSFLGMSLCLALMFICSWYYALFAMLIAGCIYKYIEYRGAEKEWGDGIRGLSLNAARYALLRVEHGPPHTKNWRPQVLVMLTLDAEQRVTHPRLLSFTSQLKAGKGLTIVGSVLEGTFLDKHVEAQRAEENIRALMGAEKMKGFCQLVVSSSLRDGCSHLIQAAGLGGMKHNTVLMAWPEAWKQPDSPYSWKYFVDTVRDTTAAQQALLVAKNIDAFPQNQERFSEGSIDVWWVVHDGGMLMLLPFLLRQHKVWRKCRMRIFTVAQVDDNSVQMKKDLQMFLYHLRISAEVEVVEMVENDISAFTYEKTLLMEQRSQMLKQMQLTKGEREREAQLIHDRNTASHTAASRAQAPPTPDKVQMTWTKEKLTAEKHRNKDAGAAGFRDLFSLKPDHSNVRRMHTAVKLNGVVLSRSQDAQLVLLNMPGPPKNRQGDENYMEFLEVLTEGLNRVVLVRGGGREVITIYS is encoded by the exons gcGATGGGAGCGCGCGGGAGAGCAGCCCGTTCATCGGCAGCGCGGCCGCGGACGGCGACAGCCTGCTGGAGGGCAAGAACATGGCCCTCTTCGAG GAGGAGATGGACAGCAACCCCATGGTGTCCTCGCTGCTCAACAAGCTGGCCAACTACACCAACCTGAGCCAGGGCGTGGTGGACCACGAGGAGGCCGAGGACAGCCGGCCGCGCGAGTCCAAG GCCCCGTGCATGGGCACCTTCATCGGCGTCTACCTGCCCTGCCTGCAGAACATCCTGGGCGTCATCCTCTTCCTGCGCCTGACCTGGATCGTGGGCGCGGCCGGCGTCCTGGAGTCCTTCCTCATCGTGTCCATGTGCTGCACCTGC ACAATGCTGACGGCCGTCTCCATGAGTGCCATCGCCACCAACGGCGTCGTCCCAG CTGGCGGCTCCTACTACATGATATCCCGCTCGCTGGGGCCTGAGTTCGGAGGGGCCGTGGGCCTCTGCTTCTACCTGGGCACCACCTTTGCAGGCGCCATGTACATCCTGGGCACCATTGAGATTTTCCTG ACGTACATCTCCCCGGGAGCAGCCGTGTTCCAGGCCGAGACCCCCGAGGGCGAGGCGGCCGCCCTGCTGCACAACATGAGGGTGTACGGCTCCTGCACGCTGGCCCTCATGGCCGTGGTGGTCTTCGTGGGGGTCAAGTACGTGAACAAGCTGGCCCTGGTCTTCCTGGCCTGCGTCGTGCTGTCCATCCTGGCCATCTACGCTGGCGTCATCAAGACCGCCTTCGACCCCCCGGACATCCC GGTCTGCCTCCTCGGGAACCGCACGCTGGCGAGGCGCGGCTTCGACACCTGTGCCAAGGTGCGCGCGGTCAGCAACGGCACAGCCACCACCGCGCTCTGGGGCCTCTTCTGCAACGGCTCCAGCCTCGACACCGCCTGCAACGAGTACTTTGCCCAGAACAACGTCACCGAGATCCAGGGCATCCCCGGCGTGGCCAGCGGCGTGCTCCTGG atAACCTGTGGAGCGCGTACTCGGACAGGGGGGCGTTCGTGGAGAAGAAGGGCGTGGCCTCGGTGCCCACGCCCGAGGACGGCCGGGCCAGCGGGCTGCCCTACGTGCTGTCGGACATCACGACCTACTTCACCGTGCTGGTCGGCATCTACTTCCCCTCCGTGACCG GCATCATGGCGGGCTCCAACCGGTCCGGGGACCTCAAGGACGCGCAGAAGTCCATCCCCACGGGCACCATCCTGGCCATCGTGACCACGTCATTCATCT ACCTCTCGTGCATCGTGCTGTTTGGCGCCTGCATCGAAGGCGTGGTCCTGCGAGACAA GTTCGGGGAGGCCCTGCAGGGGAACTTGGTCATCGGCATGCTGGCCTGGCCGTCCCCCTGGGTCATCGTCATCGGCTCCTtcttctccacctgcggcgcgggGCTGCAGAGCCTCACCGGGGCGCCGCGCCTGCTGCAGGCCATCGCCCGTGACGGCATCGTGCCCTTCCTGCAg GTGTTTGGCCACGGGAAGGCCAACGGGGAGCCCACGTGGGCCCTGCTGCTCACGGCCCTCATCTGCGAGACGGGCATCCTCATCGCCTCCCTGGACAGCGTGGCGCCCATCCTGTCCAT GTTCTTCCTCATGTGTTACATGTTCGTGAACCTGGCCTGCGCCGTGCAGACCCTGCTGCGCACCCCCAACTGGCGCCCGCGCTTCAAGTATTACCACTG GACCCTGTCCTTTCTGGGCATGAGCCTGTGCCTCGCCCTCATGTTCATCTGCTCCTGGTACTACGCGCTGTTTGCCATGCTCATCGCCGGCTGCATCTACAAGTACATCGAGTACCGCGG GGCCGAGAAGGAGTGGGGTGATGGCATCAGGGGCCTGTCGCTGAACGCCGCCCGCTACGCCCTGCTGCGCGTGGAGCACGGCCCGCCCCACACCAAGAACTGGAG GCCGCAGGTGCTGGTGATGCTGACCCTGGACGCCGAGCAGCGCGTGACGCACCCGCGCCTGCTGTCCTTTACCTCCCAGCTGAAGGCCGGCAAGGGCCTGACCATCGTGGGCTCTGTGCTGGAGGGCACCTTCCTGGACAAGCACGTGGAGGCGCAGCGGGCCGAGGAG AACATCCGGGCGCTGATGGGGGCGGAGAAGATGAAGGGCTTCTGCCAGCTGGTGGTCTCCTCCAGCCTGCGCGACGGCTGCTCGCACCTGATCCAGGCGGCCGGCCTGGGCGGCATGAAGCACAACACGGTGCTCATGGCCTGGCCCGAGGCCTGGAAGCAGCCCGACAGCCCCTACTCCTGGAAGTACTTCGTCG ACACGGTCCGCGACACCACCGCGGCGCAGCAGGCCCTGCTGGTGGCCAAGAACATCGACGCGTTCCCGCAGAACCAGGAGCGCTTCAGCGAGGGCAGCATCGACGTGTGGTGGGTGGTGCACGACGGCGGCATGCTCATGCTGCTGCCCTTCCTGCTGCGGCAGCACAag GTGTGGCGCAAGTGCCGGATGCGCATCTTCACGGTGGCGCAGGTGGACGACAACAGCGTGCAGATGAAGAAGGACCTGCAGATGTTCCTGTACCACCTGCGCATCAGCGccgaggtggaggtggtggagatg gtggaaaacGACATCTCCGCCTTCACCTACGAGAAGACGCTGCTGATGGAGCAGAGGTCGCAGATGTTGAAGCAGATGCAGCTCACCAAGGGCGAGCGGGAGCGGGAG gcGCAGCTGATCCACGACAGGAACACGGCGTCCCACACGGCAgcctccagggcccaggccccgccGACACCGGACAAGGTGCAGATGACCTGGACCAAGGAGAAGCTGACGGCGGAGAAGCACAGGAACAAAGATGCCGGCGCGGCTGGGTTCCGAGACCTCTTCAGCCTGAAGCC ggaccaCTCCAACGTCCGGCGGATGCACACGGCGGTGAAGCTGAACGGCGTGGTGCTCAGCAGGTCCCAAGACGCCCAACTGGTCCTGCTCAACATGCCGGGGCCGCCGAAGAACCGGCAGGGAGACGAGAACT
- the SLC12A7 gene encoding solute carrier family 12 member 7 isoform X5, with amino-acid sequence MALFEEEMDSNPMVSSLLNKLANYTNLSQGVVDHEEAEDSRPRESKAPCMGTFIGVYLPCLQNILGVILFLRLTWIVGAAGVLESFLIVSMCCTCTMLTAVSMSAIATNGVVPAGGSYYMISRSLGPEFGGAVGLCFYLGTTFAGAMYILGTIEIFLTYISPGAAVFQAETPEGEAAALLHNMRVYGSCTLALMAVVVFVGVKYVNKLALVFLACVVLSILAIYAGVIKTAFDPPDIPVCLLGNRTLARRGFDTCAKVRAVSNGTATTALWGLFCNGSSLDTACNEYFAQNNVTEIQGIPGVASGVLLDNLWSAYSDRGAFVEKKGVASVPTPEDGRASGLPYVLSDITTYFTVLVGIYFPSVTGIMAGSNRSGDLKDAQKSIPTGTILAIVTTSFIYLSCIVLFGACIEGVVLRDKFGEALQGNLVIGMLAWPSPWVIVIGSFFSTCGAGLQSLTGAPRLLQAIARDGIVPFLQVFGHGKANGEPTWALLLTALICETGILIASLDSVAPILSMFFLMCYMFVNLACAVQTLLRTPNWRPRFKYYHWTLSFLGMSLCLALMFICSWYYALFAMLIAGCIYKYIEYRGAEKEWGDGIRGLSLNAARYALLRVEHGPPHTKNWRPQVLVMLTLDAEQRVTHPRLLSFTSQLKAGKGLTIVGSVLEGTFLDKHVEAQRAEENIRALMGAEKMKGFCQLVVSSSLRDGCSHLIQAAGLGGMKHNTVLMAWPEAWKQPDSPYSWKYFVDTVRDTTAAQQALLVAKNIDAFPQNQERFSEGSIDVWWVVHDGGMLMLLPFLLRQHKVWRKCRMRIFTVAQVDDNSVQMKKDLQMFLYHLRISAEVEVVEMVENDISAFTYEKTLLMEQRSQMLKQMQLTKGEREREAQLIHDRNTASHTAASRAQAPPTPDKVQMTWTKEKLTAEKHRNKDAGAAGFRDLFSLKPDHSNVRRMHTAVKLNGVVLSRSQDAQLVLLNMPGPPKNRQGDENYMEFLEVLTEGLNRVVLVRGGGREVITIYS; translated from the exons ATGGCCCTCTTCGAG GAGGAGATGGACAGCAACCCCATGGTGTCCTCGCTGCTCAACAAGCTGGCCAACTACACCAACCTGAGCCAGGGCGTGGTGGACCACGAGGAGGCCGAGGACAGCCGGCCGCGCGAGTCCAAG GCCCCGTGCATGGGCACCTTCATCGGCGTCTACCTGCCCTGCCTGCAGAACATCCTGGGCGTCATCCTCTTCCTGCGCCTGACCTGGATCGTGGGCGCGGCCGGCGTCCTGGAGTCCTTCCTCATCGTGTCCATGTGCTGCACCTGC ACAATGCTGACGGCCGTCTCCATGAGTGCCATCGCCACCAACGGCGTCGTCCCAG CTGGCGGCTCCTACTACATGATATCCCGCTCGCTGGGGCCTGAGTTCGGAGGGGCCGTGGGCCTCTGCTTCTACCTGGGCACCACCTTTGCAGGCGCCATGTACATCCTGGGCACCATTGAGATTTTCCTG ACGTACATCTCCCCGGGAGCAGCCGTGTTCCAGGCCGAGACCCCCGAGGGCGAGGCGGCCGCCCTGCTGCACAACATGAGGGTGTACGGCTCCTGCACGCTGGCCCTCATGGCCGTGGTGGTCTTCGTGGGGGTCAAGTACGTGAACAAGCTGGCCCTGGTCTTCCTGGCCTGCGTCGTGCTGTCCATCCTGGCCATCTACGCTGGCGTCATCAAGACCGCCTTCGACCCCCCGGACATCCC GGTCTGCCTCCTCGGGAACCGCACGCTGGCGAGGCGCGGCTTCGACACCTGTGCCAAGGTGCGCGCGGTCAGCAACGGCACAGCCACCACCGCGCTCTGGGGCCTCTTCTGCAACGGCTCCAGCCTCGACACCGCCTGCAACGAGTACTTTGCCCAGAACAACGTCACCGAGATCCAGGGCATCCCCGGCGTGGCCAGCGGCGTGCTCCTGG atAACCTGTGGAGCGCGTACTCGGACAGGGGGGCGTTCGTGGAGAAGAAGGGCGTGGCCTCGGTGCCCACGCCCGAGGACGGCCGGGCCAGCGGGCTGCCCTACGTGCTGTCGGACATCACGACCTACTTCACCGTGCTGGTCGGCATCTACTTCCCCTCCGTGACCG GCATCATGGCGGGCTCCAACCGGTCCGGGGACCTCAAGGACGCGCAGAAGTCCATCCCCACGGGCACCATCCTGGCCATCGTGACCACGTCATTCATCT ACCTCTCGTGCATCGTGCTGTTTGGCGCCTGCATCGAAGGCGTGGTCCTGCGAGACAA GTTCGGGGAGGCCCTGCAGGGGAACTTGGTCATCGGCATGCTGGCCTGGCCGTCCCCCTGGGTCATCGTCATCGGCTCCTtcttctccacctgcggcgcgggGCTGCAGAGCCTCACCGGGGCGCCGCGCCTGCTGCAGGCCATCGCCCGTGACGGCATCGTGCCCTTCCTGCAg GTGTTTGGCCACGGGAAGGCCAACGGGGAGCCCACGTGGGCCCTGCTGCTCACGGCCCTCATCTGCGAGACGGGCATCCTCATCGCCTCCCTGGACAGCGTGGCGCCCATCCTGTCCAT GTTCTTCCTCATGTGTTACATGTTCGTGAACCTGGCCTGCGCCGTGCAGACCCTGCTGCGCACCCCCAACTGGCGCCCGCGCTTCAAGTATTACCACTG GACCCTGTCCTTTCTGGGCATGAGCCTGTGCCTCGCCCTCATGTTCATCTGCTCCTGGTACTACGCGCTGTTTGCCATGCTCATCGCCGGCTGCATCTACAAGTACATCGAGTACCGCGG GGCCGAGAAGGAGTGGGGTGATGGCATCAGGGGCCTGTCGCTGAACGCCGCCCGCTACGCCCTGCTGCGCGTGGAGCACGGCCCGCCCCACACCAAGAACTGGAG GCCGCAGGTGCTGGTGATGCTGACCCTGGACGCCGAGCAGCGCGTGACGCACCCGCGCCTGCTGTCCTTTACCTCCCAGCTGAAGGCCGGCAAGGGCCTGACCATCGTGGGCTCTGTGCTGGAGGGCACCTTCCTGGACAAGCACGTGGAGGCGCAGCGGGCCGAGGAG AACATCCGGGCGCTGATGGGGGCGGAGAAGATGAAGGGCTTCTGCCAGCTGGTGGTCTCCTCCAGCCTGCGCGACGGCTGCTCGCACCTGATCCAGGCGGCCGGCCTGGGCGGCATGAAGCACAACACGGTGCTCATGGCCTGGCCCGAGGCCTGGAAGCAGCCCGACAGCCCCTACTCCTGGAAGTACTTCGTCG ACACGGTCCGCGACACCACCGCGGCGCAGCAGGCCCTGCTGGTGGCCAAGAACATCGACGCGTTCCCGCAGAACCAGGAGCGCTTCAGCGAGGGCAGCATCGACGTGTGGTGGGTGGTGCACGACGGCGGCATGCTCATGCTGCTGCCCTTCCTGCTGCGGCAGCACAag GTGTGGCGCAAGTGCCGGATGCGCATCTTCACGGTGGCGCAGGTGGACGACAACAGCGTGCAGATGAAGAAGGACCTGCAGATGTTCCTGTACCACCTGCGCATCAGCGccgaggtggaggtggtggagatg gtggaaaacGACATCTCCGCCTTCACCTACGAGAAGACGCTGCTGATGGAGCAGAGGTCGCAGATGTTGAAGCAGATGCAGCTCACCAAGGGCGAGCGGGAGCGGGAG gcGCAGCTGATCCACGACAGGAACACGGCGTCCCACACGGCAgcctccagggcccaggccccgccGACACCGGACAAGGTGCAGATGACCTGGACCAAGGAGAAGCTGACGGCGGAGAAGCACAGGAACAAAGATGCCGGCGCGGCTGGGTTCCGAGACCTCTTCAGCCTGAAGCC ggaccaCTCCAACGTCCGGCGGATGCACACGGCGGTGAAGCTGAACGGCGTGGTGCTCAGCAGGTCCCAAGACGCCCAACTGGTCCTGCTCAACATGCCGGGGCCGCCGAAGAACCGGCAGGGAGACGAGAACT